One Tunturibacter gelidoferens genomic region harbors:
- a CDS encoding patatin-like phospholipase family protein: MRPKLGLVLEGGGALGLAHIGVITWMEEHRIPVSYVAGTSMGGLVGGIYATGRSPAEVRELINGIDWDQVLSGATPFSDLAFRRKQDAHEVPGSLEFGLRKGLQFPAGFNTGQEVDLILDRVALPYSELASFNDLPIPFACVATDLVSGKPHVFRDGPLSLAMRATMSLPGIFSPVRSGDHLYADGGLLNNIPIDVAKEMGADVILGIHLETEPLSPKATLPSYGVLGQSISVMIAANELRSMEQADILVTVPLQKYTALDYDKADAIIKAGYDAAAAKASVLAAYSVSQAEWEQYIANRNARRKSVPIPTFIQVTGTSSLDMEKGMEKQLSGLVGTPIDSRKLDQDMMSIVGEGRFTTSTYSMVEKNGQQGLQIQTEQKAYAPPIVRPLILIDGSDYNNVLFSIGARVTFLDFGSYRSELRNDVIVGSQYLLQSEYYHPFTPASNWFIAPRVGANSQQLNVYSGNTLQASYRLREVLGGIDTGYAFGRTGEFRLGYEGGFQQISPEIGKILTLPTTSGATGDVRIQYQLTTLDQPVIPRSGISLWAYTKGYTVNPAAPGPFPVTEIQAQDFFRLNAPSSIFVGVYGGSSYGYKTGVPAFSLGGSQRLVAWSTNELLTNQYFLGQIGYIRELIKLPPLLGSTVDFLGVLELGKTYKLPNGPSPPNLPMDVAAGVLVNTIFGPVLVAGSVGDYGHARFYFRIGRVF; encoded by the coding sequence ATGCGTCCCAAGCTCGGCTTGGTCCTTGAAGGGGGTGGTGCTCTAGGACTTGCTCACATCGGCGTCATTACCTGGATGGAAGAGCACCGCATTCCCGTCAGCTATGTAGCCGGAACCAGCATGGGCGGACTGGTTGGCGGAATCTACGCAACCGGGCGCTCCCCGGCTGAAGTCAGAGAACTCATCAACGGAATCGATTGGGATCAGGTACTAAGCGGGGCAACTCCATTTAGTGATCTAGCTTTCCGTCGCAAACAAGATGCTCATGAAGTGCCGGGTTCCCTTGAGTTTGGTTTGCGTAAGGGCTTGCAATTTCCTGCGGGCTTCAACACCGGTCAGGAGGTCGATCTGATTCTCGACCGAGTAGCTCTCCCTTATTCAGAACTCGCAAGCTTTAATGATCTGCCAATTCCGTTCGCCTGCGTTGCAACGGACTTAGTCTCTGGTAAACCGCATGTCTTCCGCGATGGCCCGTTGTCGCTGGCGATGAGGGCGACGATGTCGCTACCGGGAATCTTCTCACCCGTCCGATCTGGAGATCATCTTTATGCCGATGGCGGCTTGCTCAACAACATCCCGATAGACGTCGCCAAGGAGATGGGTGCTGATGTCATCCTCGGGATCCATTTGGAGACAGAACCTCTCAGCCCGAAAGCAACTTTGCCAAGCTATGGTGTGTTGGGTCAGTCCATCTCTGTCATGATTGCGGCCAATGAACTTCGTTCGATGGAGCAGGCCGACATACTCGTAACCGTTCCGCTCCAGAAATACACTGCTCTCGATTACGACAAAGCCGATGCCATCATCAAAGCAGGATACGACGCAGCTGCAGCCAAGGCTTCGGTTCTAGCGGCGTATTCGGTAAGCCAGGCGGAGTGGGAACAATATATTGCAAATCGAAACGCCCGGCGCAAGAGTGTACCCATCCCGACCTTCATTCAGGTCACCGGCACATCCTCTCTCGATATGGAGAAAGGTATGGAGAAGCAGCTGTCCGGGCTGGTGGGGACGCCAATCGACTCAAGAAAACTCGACCAGGACATGATGTCGATCGTGGGAGAGGGGCGCTTCACAACCTCCACTTATTCGATGGTCGAGAAGAATGGTCAACAGGGACTTCAGATTCAAACCGAGCAAAAAGCATACGCGCCGCCTATCGTCCGGCCTCTTATCCTGATCGACGGCTCAGACTACAACAATGTGCTGTTCAGCATTGGAGCCAGAGTTACCTTTCTTGACTTTGGGAGCTATCGGTCCGAGCTGCGCAACGATGTCATTGTAGGGTCTCAGTACTTGCTGCAAAGTGAGTACTACCATCCTTTTACCCCAGCTAGCAATTGGTTTATAGCGCCCAGAGTGGGAGCGAACAGCCAGCAACTGAATGTCTACTCCGGCAACACCTTACAGGCAAGCTACCGTCTGCGGGAGGTTCTCGGCGGTATAGACACCGGCTATGCCTTTGGACGCACAGGTGAATTCCGACTGGGATACGAAGGGGGCTTTCAACAGATCTCTCCGGAGATCGGCAAAATTCTAACGCTACCTACAACCTCCGGAGCGACTGGAGATGTCAGGATTCAATACCAGCTAACAACGCTGGATCAACCTGTTATTCCGCGCTCAGGGATCAGTCTTTGGGCCTATACAAAAGGCTATACGGTCAATCCTGCGGCACCGGGACCCTTCCCCGTTACCGAGATCCAGGCCCAGGACTTCTTCCGCTTGAATGCACCTTCCTCCATATTCGTCGGAGTATATGGCGGTAGCAGTTACGGCTATAAGACAGGAGTACCTGCGTTCTCTCTCGGAGGTTCGCAGCGTCTCGTGGCCTGGAGCACCAATGAGCTGCTTACGAATCAATATTTTCTGGGGCAGATTGGCTATATTCGCGAGTTGATCAAATTGCCACCGCTGCTAGGCAGCACAGTCGACTTTCTCGGAGTGTTGGAGTTAGGAAAGACCTACAAGCTTCCCAACGGACCTAGTCCTCCGAATCTGCCGATGGATGTTGCCGCTGGGGTCCTGGTAAACACAATATTTGGGCCCGTCTTGGTCGCCGGTTCGGTCGGCGACTACGGTCATGCAAGGTTCTACTTTCGCATAGGACGAGTTTTCTGA
- a CDS encoding YceI family protein produces MKTKYLALLGIFAASLAPLSLAQVPVFKVTPQQSTVKFYVKSSVALAGDFKKWNASLTFTSTDVTSGSLDIEIQAATVDSGSGMKDDKLKSKDFFDVDQNPLITFKSTKIVQTGPTTFDVPGTFTIRGVSKPETLSLTVSGVGTGSGDIKGTMAFDRKEFGMNSGIPFIKIADRVEVNVDIFAKRVSGPPVTMKKF; encoded by the coding sequence ATGAAGACAAAATATCTGGCACTCCTCGGCATCTTCGCCGCCTCGCTCGCTCCGCTTAGTCTGGCACAAGTCCCGGTTTTCAAAGTCACGCCGCAACAGAGCACAGTCAAGTTCTATGTGAAGTCTTCGGTCGCTCTAGCAGGCGATTTCAAAAAATGGAATGCGTCCCTAACTTTTACATCGACCGATGTCACGTCGGGGTCCTTGGATATCGAGATTCAGGCCGCAACCGTGGATAGCGGAAGCGGCATGAAGGACGACAAGCTCAAAAGCAAAGACTTCTTCGACGTCGACCAAAATCCTTTGATTACGTTCAAGTCAACGAAGATTGTTCAGACCGGTCCAACGACGTTTGACGTACCAGGGACCTTCACCATACGCGGTGTCTCCAAGCCCGAAACCTTAAGCCTGACCGTCAGCGGCGTCGGGACAGGCTCTGGTGATATCAAGGGAACGATGGCCTTCGACCGCAAGGAGTTTGGGATGAACAGCGGAATTCCATTCATCAAAATCGCCGATCGTGTCGAGGTCAATGTCGACATCTTCGCAAAGCGCGTTAGCGGTCCTCCAGTCACCATGAAGAAGTTCTAG
- a CDS encoding DUF3300 domain-containing protein: MIKAFFKQLLAMTLSLLLIFPVIPREAAGQQPAPAGYSGQGAPLSADELQQLVAPIALYPDALVAQIMGAATFPDQIAAAALWVLQNKNLAGSVLAKAVDAQPWDPSVKALTQFPSVLDNLAKNLSWTSSLGEAYHTQPADIMSAVQVLRAKAQAAGNLKSGSQITVVQQAPQVIVIQPTNPQVVYVPTYNPTVVYGTPYVTPGYSTAAVVTTAVLAFGIGIAVGAAINNSWGYSYWNCNWHGGTVVYHSSGYYGNSAWHGGYYGSSATAHGPNGVARAGTAYNPSTGTYARGASTTTAYGTQKVGQAYNPNTGAYAATHQASNAYGSYGSSVVSKNGNTAYTQHQTTANGSVGSVQTSAGGKGVAASGAYGNNAAAGQAANGNKYATANGNVYKNTGSGWNQTQGTPHNSSSYSGANSAASKGYGEQQKSGGSSAFGGGSSGWQSRQESARGSASRGGGGGWGGRR; this comes from the coding sequence ATGATCAAAGCTTTCTTCAAACAGCTTCTGGCAATGACACTCTCTCTTCTGCTTATCTTCCCGGTGATACCGCGCGAAGCTGCAGGCCAGCAGCCGGCACCGGCGGGGTATTCGGGACAGGGCGCGCCTCTCTCTGCGGACGAACTGCAACAGTTAGTTGCGCCCATCGCACTGTATCCGGACGCCCTGGTTGCCCAGATCATGGGGGCCGCCACATTTCCGGACCAGATCGCTGCAGCAGCTTTATGGGTTCTGCAAAATAAGAACCTCGCCGGTTCGGTTCTGGCAAAAGCGGTCGATGCACAGCCGTGGGACCCCAGCGTGAAGGCGCTGACCCAGTTCCCATCGGTGCTCGACAATCTTGCGAAGAATCTCAGCTGGACCTCGTCATTAGGAGAGGCCTACCATACACAGCCGGCTGACATTATGTCTGCTGTTCAAGTTCTGCGAGCCAAAGCACAGGCTGCCGGAAATTTGAAATCGGGGTCACAAATTACCGTGGTGCAACAAGCGCCTCAAGTGATCGTGATTCAGCCCACCAATCCGCAAGTGGTCTACGTGCCGACGTATAACCCCACTGTGGTCTACGGGACACCATATGTGACACCGGGATACAGTACCGCAGCGGTGGTGACTACTGCGGTCCTTGCGTTCGGAATTGGTATCGCAGTTGGCGCAGCGATTAACAACAGCTGGGGTTACAGCTACTGGAACTGTAACTGGCACGGTGGAACGGTTGTTTATCACAGCAGTGGCTACTACGGAAACAGCGCATGGCATGGCGGCTACTATGGCTCCAGCGCGACTGCTCATGGGCCAAACGGAGTCGCAAGAGCGGGCACTGCGTACAATCCTTCGACCGGCACGTATGCTCGAGGCGCATCTACCACCACAGCCTACGGCACCCAAAAGGTTGGCCAGGCATACAACCCGAACACGGGAGCATACGCCGCCACCCATCAAGCCTCGAATGCCTATGGGAGCTACGGCAGCTCAGTTGTTTCCAAGAACGGCAATACTGCCTACACGCAACACCAAACCACAGCGAATGGCTCGGTGGGATCGGTACAGACCTCCGCAGGCGGCAAAGGTGTCGCCGCGTCGGGTGCATATGGCAACAATGCGGCTGCGGGACAAGCCGCAAATGGCAATAAGTACGCGACGGCGAACGGGAACGTCTATAAGAACACGGGAAGCGGCTGGAATCAGACACAAGGCACCCCTCATAACAGTTCGAGCTACTCAGGAGCTAACTCCGCTGCTTCTAAGGGCTATGGAGAACAGCAAAAGAGCGGCGGATCGTCTGCCTTTGGAGGAGGCAGTAGCGGATGGCAATCCCGACAGGAGAGCGCTCGCGGCTCAGCTAGCCGCGGCGGTGGTGGCGGCTGGGGAGGTCGAAGATGA
- a CDS encoding DUF2950 domain-containing protein, whose product MSLTRHKLLCTLQLLFLAVLLPLVACKESEKPSTSASSLSVFASPDDAGNALLTAAKSGDQNVLTTIFGPDSRELINSGDAVQDKHTLDLFVAGYVQMHRWRKMPDNSQILLVGADNFPFPIPLKTNTDGKWFFDTAAGKEEVLNRRIGRNELAIIDACEAAADAQAEYFAHPHDGEKAREYAAKFISDPNKQNGLYWKSADGQPASPLGPLAAAAASDGYSANSEGHTAFHGYYFRMLKGQTANAPSGAKEYAVNGKMTGGFAFVAYPATYGNSGVMTFIINQDGVLLQKDLGKTTTVTASAMSEFDPDSSWTIVEQ is encoded by the coding sequence ATGTCGCTCACACGCCACAAACTTTTGTGCACACTACAGCTTCTTTTTCTGGCCGTCCTACTGCCTTTGGTCGCGTGCAAAGAATCTGAGAAGCCTTCGACGAGTGCGTCTTCATTGAGTGTGTTTGCTTCGCCGGACGACGCCGGCAACGCTCTGTTGACTGCAGCGAAGTCCGGAGATCAAAACGTACTGACGACAATCTTCGGCCCGGACTCCAGAGAGTTGATCAACTCTGGAGACGCTGTGCAGGATAAGCACACCCTCGACCTGTTTGTAGCCGGATATGTGCAGATGCACCGCTGGCGCAAGATGCCAGATAATTCGCAAATCCTCTTGGTGGGAGCGGACAACTTTCCTTTCCCAATTCCGCTAAAGACGAATACCGACGGGAAGTGGTTCTTCGATACCGCGGCAGGCAAGGAAGAGGTGCTGAACCGCCGCATCGGCAGGAATGAATTGGCAATCATCGACGCCTGTGAAGCGGCAGCGGATGCACAAGCAGAGTACTTCGCTCATCCTCATGACGGCGAAAAGGCCAGGGAGTACGCGGCGAAGTTCATCAGTGATCCGAACAAGCAGAACGGCCTGTACTGGAAATCTGCAGATGGACAGCCCGCGAGCCCACTCGGCCCCCTCGCGGCGGCCGCAGCCTCAGACGGGTATAGCGCTAATTCGGAGGGACACACGGCGTTTCATGGATACTACTTCCGCATGCTGAAGGGCCAAACCGCAAATGCGCCAAGTGGAGCGAAGGAGTATGCGGTTAATGGGAAGATGACCGGTGGATTCGCATTCGTAGCCTATCCTGCGACTTATGGCAACTCCGGAGTGATGACTTTCATCATCAACCAGGATGGCGTTCTCCTTCAAAAGGATCTGGGAAAGACGACAACCGTGACAGCGAGCGCCATGAGCGAGTTCGATCCCGACTCCAGCTGGACCATCGTAGAGCAATAA
- a CDS encoding sigma 54-interacting transcriptional regulator: MAAERLNDSPAQAGVDDQLRFEMLMTELSAKFVSVTSASIDHEIVEAQKDIVRALGLDRNTLVQLRDDERFVATHSWQLPGLQPFPGFAVKDLPWMASAILRGDVVCFSRIDDLPEEAVSERQVARKFGPRSNLTFPLKVGGRVIGAMAFGTVRHQREWPDVVVNRLRVFVEIIGSALARTRAEDEIQRALEEVKRLRDQLQRENMYLQQEIKTVRGCRGLVGESYALRRVLEQVEQVAHTNSSVLLVGETGTGKELIANALHELSPRRDRPMVRLNCAAIPATLIESELFGREKGAYTGALSRQAGRFEVAHRSTLFLDEVGELPLEVQVKLLRALQEKQVERLGSSKSISFDVRIIAATNRDLDKEVREKRFRDDLYYRLNVFPIRMPALRERPEDIPLLVQSFVHEFAKSFCKPIESVDKGSVRALQLYPWPGNIRELRNTVERAMILANGSRLFISPPSDSSNNSAPSLLLSDAERGHLCNVLAMTGWRVRGKDGAAELLGVKPTTLDSMLVRHGIAHGGERSKSLSPMNARSFEEWL, translated from the coding sequence ATGGCGGCAGAAAGATTGAACGATTCGCCAGCTCAGGCGGGTGTAGATGACCAACTCCGGTTTGAGATGTTGATGACGGAGCTTTCGGCGAAGTTCGTGAGCGTGACATCTGCGTCAATCGATCATGAGATTGTCGAGGCTCAAAAGGACATTGTGCGTGCTCTGGGGCTTGACCGCAACACTTTGGTGCAATTACGTGATGACGAACGTTTCGTCGCCACTCACAGCTGGCAACTCCCGGGCCTACAGCCGTTTCCTGGCTTCGCCGTCAAAGATCTACCTTGGATGGCGAGCGCAATCCTTCGGGGCGATGTGGTTTGCTTTTCGCGAATCGACGACTTACCCGAGGAAGCAGTTTCGGAGAGGCAGGTTGCACGCAAGTTCGGGCCTCGCTCCAACCTAACCTTTCCACTGAAGGTCGGCGGCAGAGTGATCGGCGCGATGGCCTTTGGCACAGTGCGTCATCAACGGGAGTGGCCCGATGTCGTCGTGAACCGGCTGCGGGTTTTTGTCGAGATAATAGGCAGCGCTCTTGCGCGCACGCGCGCAGAGGACGAAATCCAGAGAGCGCTCGAGGAAGTGAAGCGCTTACGTGACCAACTTCAACGAGAAAATATGTATCTGCAACAAGAGATAAAGACGGTTCGGGGCTGCAGAGGCCTCGTCGGCGAAAGTTACGCTCTTCGACGCGTGTTGGAGCAAGTTGAACAGGTAGCACATACCAATTCCAGTGTGCTGCTAGTGGGCGAAACTGGCACCGGAAAGGAACTTATTGCGAACGCTCTCCATGAACTCAGCCCTCGCAGAGACCGCCCGATGGTACGGCTAAATTGCGCGGCAATCCCAGCAACCCTTATTGAAAGTGAACTATTCGGTCGAGAGAAAGGAGCGTACACGGGCGCACTTTCGCGCCAGGCTGGCCGTTTCGAAGTAGCACATCGTTCAACGTTGTTCCTGGATGAGGTGGGCGAATTGCCTCTCGAAGTGCAGGTAAAGTTACTCCGCGCACTTCAGGAAAAGCAGGTTGAACGACTTGGGAGCTCGAAGAGCATCTCTTTCGATGTGCGAATCATTGCAGCAACCAATCGAGACTTGGATAAAGAGGTTCGTGAAAAGCGATTTAGAGATGATCTCTACTACAGACTGAACGTCTTTCCCATTCGGATGCCGGCGCTACGAGAACGCCCAGAAGATATTCCGCTACTAGTTCAGTCGTTTGTACATGAATTTGCAAAATCATTTTGTAAGCCTATTGAGTCTGTCGACAAAGGCAGCGTACGCGCGCTGCAACTGTACCCCTGGCCCGGCAACATTCGCGAATTGCGAAACACTGTCGAACGGGCAATGATCCTCGCGAATGGTTCGAGACTCTTCATCAGCCCCCCGAGCGATTCATCGAACAATTCAGCTCCCAGTTTGCTTCTCAGCGACGCTGAGCGCGGCCATCTGTGCAACGTGCTTGCGATGACGGGATGGCGAGTTCGCGGAAAAGATGGTGCCGCTGAGCTTCTTGGGGTTAAACCTACGACACTGGATTCCATGTTGGTAAGGCATGGGATCGCCCATGGGGGCGAGCGGTCCAAGTCGCTCAGTCCGATGAACGCTCGATCCTTCGAGGAGTGGCTCTAA
- a CDS encoding formylglycine-generating enzyme family protein, translating into MIKRRSFNALNLSLALSLSLLLTACNKSAPSQAQASTPVGQPVPVPLTRFQPSVANGTPAPHIAPVGMVWIPGGEFSMGAADAPDGDEVGMQATRDSRPIHQVYVDGFYIDKTDVTNAQFAKFVHATGYVTVAERKPRAEDFPEAPPENLIAGSVVFTPPDHSVPLNDHFQWWSFVHGADWRHPTGPKSNINGKDNYPVVQVAYEDAEAYAKWAGQRLPTEAEWEFAARGGLAGKPFVWGDEFRPKGKWMANTYQGHFPNSDTGEDGHVGLAPVASFAPNGYGLYDMAGNVWQWTSDWYRPDYYRQLDASGKVARNPQGPDASFDPAEPNEPKKVHRGGSYLCTDQYCSRYMVGTRGKGEVSTGTNHLGFRCVKNGT; encoded by the coding sequence GTGATTAAGCGAAGATCTTTCAACGCGCTGAACTTGAGTCTGGCTCTCTCGCTCTCACTGCTTCTGACGGCGTGCAACAAGTCAGCGCCATCGCAGGCACAGGCGAGTACACCGGTTGGACAACCGGTACCCGTACCGCTTACGCGGTTCCAGCCGTCGGTCGCTAACGGAACACCCGCTCCTCATATCGCGCCCGTAGGCATGGTTTGGATTCCAGGAGGTGAGTTTTCGATGGGTGCGGCAGATGCACCTGATGGGGATGAGGTAGGCATGCAGGCCACGCGCGATTCACGGCCCATCCACCAGGTCTATGTGGACGGCTTCTACATCGACAAGACCGACGTAACTAACGCCCAGTTCGCAAAGTTCGTTCATGCCACCGGTTACGTGACCGTGGCAGAACGCAAGCCTCGAGCAGAGGACTTTCCCGAAGCTCCTCCAGAAAATCTAATTGCAGGATCGGTGGTCTTCACCCCGCCCGATCATTCCGTGCCGTTGAACGATCACTTCCAGTGGTGGAGTTTCGTACACGGAGCTGACTGGCGGCATCCGACTGGTCCGAAGAGCAACATTAATGGTAAGGACAACTATCCTGTAGTCCAGGTGGCCTACGAGGATGCGGAAGCCTATGCAAAATGGGCCGGACAGCGACTCCCCACAGAGGCGGAATGGGAGTTTGCCGCTCGCGGCGGACTTGCAGGTAAGCCCTTTGTCTGGGGCGATGAGTTTCGTCCCAAAGGGAAGTGGATGGCAAACACCTACCAGGGACATTTTCCCAACTCCGACACCGGAGAGGACGGCCACGTGGGTCTCGCCCCCGTAGCCAGCTTCGCTCCGAACGGATACGGCCTATATGACATGGCTGGAAACGTCTGGCAGTGGACCAGCGACTGGTATCGCCCGGATTACTATCGTCAATTAGATGCATCCGGTAAGGTCGCGCGCAATCCGCAGGGCCCCGATGCCTCTTTCGATCCAGCCGAACCCAACGAACCCAAGAAGGTTCATCGAGGTGGTTCCTATCTTTGCACGGATCAATACTGCTCGCGCTATATGGTCGGGACACGAGGCAAGGGCGAAGTCAGCACCGGCACAAACCATCTCGGATTTCGTTGTGTCAAAAATGGGACGTAG
- a CDS encoding winged helix-turn-helix domain-containing protein — MLSHPEVASRFGFGVYEADLQTGELWKAGRKIKLQSQPFKVLAVLLEKAGDVVTREELQVRVWGKNIVVDFDHSIGTAINKIRDALGDTADNPRFVETLAKRGYRFIAPVTVLSGTSAIKSTESINLELTSESGSAPVVLEGQPGTAPQIEVSSLPNELDLMRRRRKVFGFWLWIPVGVLAGLAGFYYGSRSSGPLPRIERLTRTGRIAPGVQAMESLPASATDGLRIYIPVISGGRSVLAQVDVRTGAVENLPLPSEISSATLGDLSPDGSTLLLRNHLSPESEQSLWTVPVGGGSALRVANVVAHDATWMPDGKSILYATGNQLLINRPQDGSSSVFAKLPERAFWLRWSPDGKVLRFTLLDPIKHTLGLWEASSDGTSIRPILGNWTKPSSECCGIWTGDGKYFVFQSDRGGSSDLWRLEGESIGEPKRVTNGPLSFVGPVTSRNGHRIFFLGLETESLLQRYDAGRHEFVAMPGFLAEANRIEYSRDRQWVIWTDASGKLWRAKADGSELIQITPDSLQVFLAHWSPDGKRIAVMAKESGKAWQIYLVPADGGAPERLLRESRNAADPSWSADGQQIAFGRVTDIMGKEDGPRAIQIFDLRTHALSTVPGSEGWFSPRWSPDGRYIAAVSLDQRKLSLFDTVLHTWRTIAETTVADPVWSSDSKAIFFHASSAEMQPIYRASIPDGRLEQIANLSNFNGGDTEDYFFCGLTLESVPIVRSRTRTGNLYTLDLDGP, encoded by the coding sequence ATGCTCTCTCATCCTGAAGTCGCCTCCAGATTCGGATTCGGAGTTTATGAGGCTGATCTTCAGACCGGCGAACTTTGGAAGGCGGGTCGAAAGATCAAGCTTCAAAGTCAGCCTTTCAAGGTGCTGGCCGTACTGCTAGAGAAAGCCGGCGACGTGGTCACCCGGGAGGAGTTGCAGGTTCGGGTGTGGGGCAAGAACATAGTTGTCGACTTTGATCACTCCATTGGCACTGCGATTAATAAGATTCGGGATGCTCTAGGGGACACAGCAGATAATCCGCGATTTGTGGAAACGCTGGCAAAGCGCGGTTACCGGTTCATCGCGCCTGTTACGGTGCTGAGTGGAACTTCAGCGATCAAGTCGACTGAGTCGATAAACCTTGAGCTCACTTCGGAGTCTGGCTCGGCCCCGGTCGTGTTGGAAGGGCAGCCGGGGACTGCTCCTCAAATTGAGGTCTCCTCCCTTCCGAACGAACTTGATCTAATGCGTCGGCGTCGCAAGGTGTTCGGGTTCTGGCTATGGATCCCGGTGGGAGTCCTGGCGGGTTTGGCTGGGTTTTATTACGGCTCTCGAAGCTCGGGACCTCTACCGCGTATCGAGCGCCTGACGCGGACCGGACGGATTGCGCCGGGCGTGCAGGCCATGGAGAGCCTTCCGGCCTCGGCGACGGATGGGCTACGCATCTATATACCAGTGATTTCAGGAGGCAGATCCGTTCTGGCGCAGGTAGATGTGCGCACTGGGGCGGTCGAGAACCTTCCGCTGCCGAGCGAGATCTCTTCCGCCACGCTTGGAGACCTGTCTCCCGATGGGTCCACGCTGCTGTTGCGAAATCATTTATCTCCGGAGTCGGAGCAGTCCCTATGGACGGTACCGGTTGGTGGAGGCAGTGCGCTGCGGGTGGCCAATGTTGTGGCTCACGATGCGACATGGATGCCTGACGGCAAGAGCATTCTCTACGCCACTGGCAACCAGTTGCTGATCAACAGACCGCAAGATGGCTCCTCTTCCGTGTTCGCCAAATTGCCTGAGCGCGCATTCTGGTTGCGCTGGTCGCCTGACGGGAAAGTTCTGAGATTCACTCTCCTTGACCCGATAAAACACACGTTGGGGCTTTGGGAGGCGTCGAGCGATGGCACGTCGATTCGTCCGATTCTTGGTAATTGGACCAAGCCTTCGTCGGAGTGCTGTGGAATCTGGACCGGCGATGGGAAGTACTTTGTCTTTCAATCGGACCGTGGAGGAAGCAGCGATCTTTGGCGGCTTGAGGGAGAGAGTATCGGCGAACCGAAACGAGTGACGAATGGGCCGTTGAGCTTTGTTGGGCCAGTGACCTCGCGGAACGGGCATCGGATCTTCTTCCTGGGGCTCGAAACCGAGTCCCTTCTTCAGCGTTACGACGCTGGCCGACACGAATTTGTAGCAATGCCGGGATTCCTCGCGGAGGCAAACAGGATTGAGTATTCGCGCGATCGACAGTGGGTCATCTGGACTGATGCATCGGGAAAGCTATGGCGGGCGAAGGCGGATGGGTCGGAGTTGATCCAGATAACACCGGACTCTTTGCAGGTATTTCTCGCCCATTGGTCGCCCGATGGAAAAAGGATCGCAGTGATGGCAAAGGAGTCGGGTAAAGCATGGCAGATCTATTTGGTGCCTGCGGATGGCGGGGCACCCGAGAGACTTCTGCGAGAGAGCCGTAATGCAGCGGACCCATCCTGGTCTGCGGATGGGCAGCAGATCGCCTTTGGGCGCGTGACCGATATTATGGGAAAAGAGGATGGGCCACGAGCCATTCAGATCTTCGATCTACGCACTCACGCGTTGTCGACGGTCCCTGGATCCGAGGGGTGGTTCAGTCCACGATGGTCGCCGGACGGACGTTATATTGCCGCAGTCTCGCTGGACCAACGTAAGCTCTCGCTTTTTGATACGGTACTGCACACTTGGCGGACGATCGCGGAGACTACGGTCGCGGATCCTGTCTGGTCGTCGGATAGTAAGGCGATCTTCTTTCACGCATCGTCGGCCGAGATGCAGCCGATCTACCGTGCGTCGATTCCAGATGGTCGACTGGAGCAGATTGCGAATCTATCAAACTTCAACGGGGGAGATACGGAAGACTATTTTTTCTGCGGCCTGACGCTGGAGAGCGTACCGATCGTGCGATCACGAACTCGGACGGGTAATCTTTATACGCTTGATCTTGATGGCCCCTAG